One stretch of Salvia miltiorrhiza cultivar Shanhuang (shh) unplaced genomic scaffold, IMPLAD_Smil_shh fragScaff_scaffold_107_1, whole genome shotgun sequence DNA includes these proteins:
- the LOC131002324 gene encoding uncharacterized protein LOC131002324 → MTIQSLIKRVCDLDRRVDDEDGSLYLRAVLVCVAHTLVLGLDARVQPWLWVLVDDLAAFDRFPWGAYSYKMLCHYTTDVGTGEKYHFYGPSWALYVWALERVPGFGHMVAASSGDPTAHPRCLRWTFRGKPKLHGLRNLFEGQGGVMPLEPDADDLSSHYFISALTPGELSVSFRPPENPLAWGVQFPQGTGARVVEERGDEEDVPRQPRTTRSHSVRGPGDYTPAEQTFDWSTQVYPHWSSPFLKPQYRTETPIFFAEPLTSIAPHEWGQSSSAGQAQTEEPEPQAEQPQVLLLQHLEQPPAEQPPAEQPPTEQPPAEPPRRSQRVRRPFNYQRSPWVNSQMPRPVTQVCSDHYEKWMARCREGRGREIYVKASGGLREYDDFARVDNVSQEFTTGDIDLYFLSLRNRLRASADLLDDVDMNNTIILDTDWFIYLQGEWDALLEKWARSEFTPEEYHILTHGAVADGWQPRIDWLCQIRGKAVKGHELPPGHIGWMDATQVLMPVIIGHHFVLCRIRLGELVCEVYDPVFHKLSPRQQDGRVGELLPLLRLLPIVLQLARWLDDTSIDSTVAKEKYPLMTAVFAPAEVQFHQQDSVSCGPFVCMYAERLISGSPSIEWGNHNVAAYRAKIARSIFSLCETRKARITRLGFA, encoded by the exons ATGACCATACAGTCGCTCATCAAACGCGTGTGCGATTTGGATCGTCGAGTGGATGATGAGGATGGGAGCCTGTACCTTCGTGCTGTCCTCGTGTGTGTGGCTCACACCCTTGTTCTTGGGTTGGATGCGCGGGTACAGCCGTGGCTTTGGGTTTTGGTGGATGATCTGGCTGCGtttgatagattcccctggGGCGCGTATTCGTATAAGATGTTATGCCATTATACGACAGATGTAGGAACCGGCGAGAAatatcacttctacggtccttcgtgggctttatatgTCTGGGCATTGGAGCGCGTCCCGGGCTTCGGACACATGGTCGCAGCATCTAGCGGTGATCCGACAGCGCACCCTCGGTGTTTGAGATGGACTTTCAGGGGTAAGCCGAAGCTTCATGGTCTGCGCAATCTATTCGAGGGACAG GGTGGTGTCATGCCCCTGGAGCCCGATGCTGACGATCTGTCGAGTCACTACTTCATATCAGCGCTGACACCGGGCGAACTCTCGGTGAGCTTCAGGCCCCCCGAGAACCCATTAGCTTGGGGTGTCCAATTTCCACAGGGCACCGGAGCCCGTGTTGTGGAGGAGCGCGGGGACGAGGAGGATGTACCTAGACAGCCTCGTACGACTCGCAGTCACAGTGTCCGGggccct GGCGACTACACACCGGCGGAGCAGACTTTTGACTGGTCGACCCAGGTCTACCCTCATTGGTCTTCCCCATTCCTGAAGCCGCAGTATAGAACAGAGACCCCGATATTCTTTGCTGAACCgctcacttctattgcaccacaTGAGTGGGGACAGTCCAGTTCGGCAGGACAGGCTCAGACGGAGGAGCCTGAGCCACAGGCAGAGCAGCCACAGGTACTGCTGCTGCAGCACCTAGAGCAGCCGCCGGCAGAGCAGCCGCCAGCAGAGCAGCCGCCGACAGAGCAGCCGCCAGCAGAGCCCCCGCGTCGCAGTCAGAGGGTGAGGCGTCCGTTTAACTATCAGCGATCGccttgggttaatagccaaatgCCACGTCCAGTGACACAAGTCTGCAGTGACCATTATGAGAAGTGGATGGCTAGGTGTCGAGAGGGTAGGGGTCGTGAGATTTATGTCAAGGCAAGTGGTGGTTTGCGGGAGTACGACGACTTCGCGCGGGTGGATAATGTCAGCCAGGAATTCACAACTGGG GATATTGACTTGTATTTCTTAAGCTTGAGAAATAGACTTCGAGCTTCAGCAGATTTACTGGATGACGTAGATATGAATAACACAATCATATTAGACACGGATTGGTTT ATATACCTCCAGGGCGAGTGGGACGCTCTATTGGAGAAGTGGGCAAGAAGTGAGTTTACCCCAGAGGAGTATCATATATTGACGCATGGAGCAGTAGCTGATGGTTGGCAGCCCCGGATAGACTGGCTCTGCCAAATACGTGGAAAAGCCGTTAAGGGCCATGAACTTCCTCCTGGTCATATAGGATGGATGGATGCCACACAG GTTCTCATGCCAGTCATAATTGGCCACCATTTTGTCCTATGTCGGATCCGGTTAGGAGAATTGGTTTGCGAGGTCTATGACCCAGTATTCCACAAGCTATCACCTCGACAGCAGGATGGTCGAGTTGGTGAACTACTGCCTTTACTGAGATTGTTGCCAATTGTCCTTCAGTTGGCGAGGTGGCTAGACGACACATCCATTGATTCGACAGTGGCAAAGGAGAAGTACCCACTTATGACAGCGGTGTTTGCTCCAGCGGAGGTTCAGTTTCACCAGCAGGACTCTGTCAGCTGCGGGCCTTTCGTCTGCATGTATGCAGAACGACTGATATCTGGCTCTCCATCCATTGAGTGGGGTAACCACAACGTGGCGGCATACAGGGCCAAGATTGCTAGATCTATATTTTCGCTGTGTGAAACTAGGAAAGCCCGTATCACTAGACTTGGTTTTGCATAG